From one Meiothermus sp. CFH 77666 genomic stretch:
- a CDS encoding FAD-linked oxidase C-terminal domain-containing protein has protein sequence MVMLESLKNLLPQKVSTAPADLETHGKDESYPVRRPPLAVVFAESLSDIQTTLAWAQEHHLPVIPFGAGTSIEGHVIPQGQAISLDVSRMNRVLEVRPQDFMAVVEPGLTRKALNEALKGTGLFFPVDPGADASLGGMAATNASGTTTVRYGGMRQNVLALQVVLASGQVLELGRGVRKTSAGYNLKDLFIGSEGTLGIITRLTLRLHPIPEHIHTLRVFFESLSDTAQAAYAVMASGLPVARLELVDEVGIRAINRYLARSYPEKPALFVEFHSSTKEALEAESSMALGLMQEAGAISIDSARTQEERTAQWEARHQAYWALVNLFPGKEYLSTDTAVPISKMPDLVEYSSRLLHELGLTGNILGHVGDGNFHTLVVCEPGDQRAEVFSERLVEHTLALGGTCTGEHGVGLRKKKYLSKEHGPALDWMRQIKQLFDPQNLLNPGKIFD, from the coding sequence ATGGTCATGCTGGAAAGCCTGAAAAACCTCTTGCCTCAAAAGGTCAGCACTGCTCCTGCCGACCTCGAGACCCACGGCAAAGACGAAAGCTACCCCGTGCGCCGCCCACCCCTGGCGGTGGTCTTTGCCGAGAGCCTTTCAGACATTCAGACCACCCTGGCCTGGGCACAGGAGCACCACCTGCCGGTGATCCCCTTCGGGGCCGGCACCAGCATCGAAGGGCACGTGATCCCCCAGGGACAGGCCATCTCGCTCGATGTTTCCAGGATGAACCGCGTGCTTGAGGTTCGGCCCCAGGACTTCATGGCGGTGGTGGAGCCGGGCCTGACCCGCAAGGCCCTGAACGAAGCCCTCAAGGGCACCGGATTGTTTTTTCCCGTAGACCCCGGTGCGGATGCCAGCCTGGGCGGCATGGCGGCCACCAATGCCTCGGGCACCACCACCGTGCGCTACGGTGGCATGCGGCAGAACGTGCTGGCGTTGCAGGTGGTGCTGGCCAGCGGCCAGGTGCTGGAACTGGGCCGGGGGGTTCGCAAAACCAGCGCAGGCTACAACCTCAAGGATCTGTTCATCGGCTCCGAAGGCACCCTGGGCATCATCACGCGGCTGACCTTGAGGCTGCACCCCATCCCCGAGCACATCCACACCTTGCGGGTCTTCTTCGAAAGTCTTTCCGACACCGCCCAGGCTGCCTACGCCGTGATGGCCAGTGGGCTGCCGGTGGCCAGGCTGGAACTGGTGGACGAGGTGGGCATTCGGGCCATCAACCGCTACCTGGCCCGCAGCTACCCCGAAAAACCGGCTTTGTTTGTGGAATTTCATTCCTCAACCAAAGAAGCCTTGGAAGCCGAGTCGAGCATGGCCCTGGGGCTGATGCAAGAAGCCGGGGCCATCAGCATAGACAGCGCCCGCACCCAGGAGGAGCGCACCGCCCAGTGGGAGGCCCGGCACCAGGCCTACTGGGCATTGGTCAACCTGTTTCCCGGCAAGGAGTACCTCTCCACCGATACCGCTGTGCCCATCTCTAAAATGCCCGACCTGGTGGAGTACTCCAGCCGCTTGCTGCACGAGCTGGGCCTGACCGGCAACATCCTGGGGCATGTGGGCGACGGTAATTTTCACACCCTGGTGGTGTGCGAACCGGGCGATCAGCGAGCCGAGGTATTCTCTGAACGACTGGTAGAGCACACCCTGGCCCTGGGTGGCACCTGCACCGGCGAACACGGGGTGGGGTTGCGCAAGAAAAAATACCTTTCCAAAGAACACGGCCCCGCCCTGGACTGGATGCGGCAGATCAAGCAGCTCTTCGACCCCCAGAACCTGCTCAACCCAGGTAAGATTTTCGATTGA
- a CDS encoding YceI family protein has protein sequence MIHRKFFIPLLVGLFCGLSQAQTNQYAIEGRVTYAASYSLGRWEGTNTSVRGMVRWNNQTGEASGQVCVELGRFDSGNVLRDADARGVFDVNRFPQSCLEVERLVQTGEDAVLSGTLEISGTRRAVRISGKLTREGSTYRFVGGFSTSFSEWKLNPPSLLFLRVNDPVEVRLEARATLR, from the coding sequence ATGATTCACCGCAAATTCTTCATCCCCCTGCTGGTTGGCTTGTTCTGTGGCCTGTCGCAGGCCCAGACCAACCAGTACGCCATTGAAGGGCGGGTGACCTATGCGGCCAGCTACAGCCTGGGCCGCTGGGAAGGAACCAATACCAGCGTGCGCGGCATGGTGCGCTGGAACAACCAGACCGGCGAGGCTTCGGGCCAGGTGTGTGTGGAGCTGGGCCGTTTCGACTCGGGCAATGTCCTGCGCGATGCCGATGCTCGAGGGGTGTTTGATGTCAACCGCTTCCCCCAAAGCTGCCTCGAGGTCGAACGGCTGGTACAGACCGGCGAGGATGCCGTGCTGAGCGGCACCCTGGAGATTAGCGGCACCCGGCGGGCAGTGCGGATTAGCGGCAAACTGACCCGTGAGGGCAGTACCTATCGGTTTGTCGGGGGGTTCAGCACCAGCTTTTCGGAGTGGAAACTAAACCCGCCCAGCCTGCTGTTCCTTCGCGTCAACGACCCGGTGGAGGTGCGCCTCGAGGCCCGGGCCACGCTGCGTTAA